The Thermomicrobiales bacterium genome has a segment encoding these proteins:
- a CDS encoding DUF2252 domain-containing protein, which yields MAHRPSATETVTSKASNGSSAEYRSVSGRVELFTPDQRRDKGRAQRVAVPRQAHEIFQKSAYRPDPVDTLVQQGESRLQHLLPIRYGRMMASPFAFFRGSAAIMAWDLGHATSTNLVAQLCGDAHLSNFGFFGSPERVLMFDMNDFDETIPGPFEWDVKRLAASAVLAGRSNGLSDPNCRDIARSCVYQYRKKLIEFSEMTTLEVWYSHVTAESLLDFIPNARRRKDVLAKIQKARGKDSLYAAAKLTDAAHGDLRIVERPPLIVRLPEDEVGAVIQPVFAKYMQTLTDDRRALLDRYRYIDSAIRVGGVGSVGTRCYIVVLAGKDSSDPLVLQLKEAGSSVLSQYVRLNPYKNEGERVVQGQRLIQAVSDPFLGWVRHTTGRDLYVRQLFNMKASADLASMKASLFATYAGVCGEILARAHARSGDALQIAAYLGKNEEFDQAVARFAMSYADQAEADHKALVEAAKSGKIEAELGV from the coding sequence ATGGCACATCGACCTTCAGCCACAGAAACCGTCACCTCGAAAGCGAGCAACGGAAGTTCCGCGGAATACCGTTCCGTTTCGGGGCGTGTCGAGCTCTTTACTCCTGACCAACGCAGGGACAAGGGACGAGCGCAGCGCGTAGCGGTCCCACGCCAAGCGCATGAGATCTTTCAGAAGAGCGCCTACCGTCCGGATCCGGTCGACACACTGGTTCAACAAGGCGAGAGCCGCCTCCAGCACCTGCTTCCCATCCGCTATGGACGGATGATGGCGTCTCCGTTTGCGTTCTTCAGGGGTTCGGCGGCGATCATGGCATGGGATCTCGGCCACGCAACAAGCACCAACCTGGTAGCGCAGCTTTGCGGCGACGCACACCTATCGAATTTTGGATTCTTTGGCTCGCCAGAACGCGTGCTTATGTTCGACATGAACGACTTCGACGAGACCATCCCGGGACCATTCGAGTGGGACGTGAAGCGGCTTGCTGCGAGTGCGGTTCTCGCTGGGCGGAGCAATGGCCTTTCGGACCCCAATTGCAGGGACATTGCTCGATCTTGTGTATATCAATACCGCAAGAAGCTGATAGAGTTTTCCGAGATGACGACGCTCGAGGTCTGGTATTCCCATGTGACTGCAGAGTCGTTGCTCGATTTCATTCCGAACGCACGACGCCGTAAAGATGTCCTAGCCAAGATCCAGAAAGCCCGGGGAAAGGACAGTCTCTACGCGGCGGCGAAGCTCACCGATGCTGCTCATGGCGACCTTCGCATCGTCGAGCGACCGCCCCTGATCGTGCGGCTGCCTGAAGACGAGGTGGGAGCCGTTATCCAACCCGTCTTCGCCAAATACATGCAGACGCTGACGGATGATCGGCGCGCGCTACTCGATCGTTATCGCTACATCGACTCTGCCATTCGCGTCGGTGGGGTCGGAAGCGTGGGAACACGCTGTTACATCGTCGTCCTTGCTGGGAAAGACAGCAGCGACCCGCTTGTGTTGCAGCTCAAAGAAGCAGGTAGCTCGGTCTTGTCTCAATATGTCCGATTGAATCCGTACAAGAATGAAGGCGAGCGCGTAGTGCAGGGTCAGCGCCTCATTCAGGCAGTCTCCGACCCCTTCCTTGGTTGGGTGAGGCACACAACGGGCAGGGACTTGTACGTGCGGCAGTTGTTCAACATGAAGGCTTCCGCCGATCTGGCTTCGATGAAGGCGTCACTCTTTGCGACCTACGCGGGTGTCTGCGGCGAAATTCTTGCGCGCGCACACGCGCGCTCCGGCGATGCGCTGCAAATCGCGGCCTATCTCGGAAAGAACGAAGAGTTCGATCAGGCGGTGGCCCGCTTCGCGATGAGCTATGCAGACCAAGCAGAGGCCGACCACAAGGCATTGGTGGAAGCAGCAAAGTCGGGAAAGATCGAGGCCGAGCTGGGAGTCTAG
- a CDS encoding DUF4397 domain-containing protein, giving the protein MKSLRLRFLVIAAVAALGLGMLASMPAARAQDGTPTNEFPVNIRFVNAMTSLDKIDVYINGDESDQRVVEGLEYGTVSDAYQGTAPVTAVIVKQNVNSGFDRYLYQVVVPTEAGKEYLVVVSDLLIIPTEVDLSATGEDQARVRAINGAAQAPALDFYLTRASDATVVGDLSPVVTDVRFGQATDAGEVHSGSYDITGKATGTDTVAVESNGVSIEAGQSYTFVVIGSPGSTDHPLTILQVGQATTAS; this is encoded by the coding sequence ATGAAATCACTTCGACTTCGGTTTCTCGTCATCGCGGCAGTCGCCGCACTTGGATTGGGCATGCTGGCCTCCATGCCGGCCGCCCGCGCTCAGGACGGCACTCCGACCAATGAGTTTCCGGTCAACATTCGCTTTGTCAATGCGATGACATCGCTCGACAAGATCGATGTCTATATCAACGGCGATGAATCCGATCAGCGCGTTGTCGAAGGACTCGAGTACGGCACCGTTTCCGATGCCTATCAGGGAACCGCTCCTGTCACCGCTGTCATCGTCAAGCAGAATGTCAACAGCGGGTTCGACCGATATCTGTACCAGGTCGTGGTTCCGACGGAAGCCGGCAAGGAGTATCTGGTCGTCGTTTCCGATCTACTCATCATCCCGACCGAGGTCGACCTCTCCGCCACTGGTGAGGACCAGGCGCGCGTTCGCGCGATCAATGGCGCAGCTCAGGCGCCAGCGCTCGATTTCTATCTCACCCGTGCCAGCGATGCGACGGTGGTTGGCGATCTGTCTCCGGTCGTCACCGACGTCCGCTTTGGTCAGGCAACTGACGCGGGCGAGGTGCACTCCGGCAGCTACGACATCACCGGCAAGGCCACTGGCACAGATACCGTCGCGGTGGAGAGCAACGGAGTCTCGATCGAGGCAGGGCAGTCCTACACATTTGTCGTCATCGGGAGCCCGGGATCGACCGACCATCCGCTGACCATCCTTCAGGTCGGTCAGGCAACGACAGCTTCGTAG
- a CDS encoding DUF1269 domain-containing protein — MTTLTAWKFDTVDGADRALAVLKSLQAQRIVTIEDGAIVRWEVGKKKPKTEQLVHLKSAGALSGAFWGMLFGLLFFIPFLGLAIGAAAGALTASFQDYGIDDNFIKSVQGKVTPGTSALFLLGEVTARDRVIAQLKDAGVAPELIASNLSAEQETALRNAFGEEE; from the coding sequence ATGACAACGCTCACGGCATGGAAGTTCGATACGGTGGACGGAGCGGATCGGGCGCTCGCGGTTCTGAAGAGCCTGCAAGCTCAGCGAATCGTCACGATCGAGGACGGAGCAATTGTTCGCTGGGAAGTCGGTAAGAAGAAGCCCAAGACAGAGCAACTCGTTCATCTAAAGAGCGCAGGAGCGCTGAGCGGTGCATTCTGGGGCATGCTCTTTGGATTGCTTTTCTTCATTCCGTTCCTGGGTCTTGCGATTGGCGCGGCGGCTGGGGCGTTGACCGCGAGTTTTCAGGACTATGGCATCGATGACAATTTCATCAAGAGTGTGCAGGGAAAGGTGACTCCAGGCACGTCTGCGCTCTTCCTGCTCGGCGAGGTCACCGCCCGTGACCGCGTCATTGCACAGCTCAAGGATGCCGGTGTTGCGCCTGAGTTGATCGCCAGCAATCTATCAGCCGAGCAGGAAACCGCCCTGCGAAATGCCTTCGGCGAGGAAGAATAG
- a CDS encoding LURP-one-related family protein: protein MTSDLAALGTDFLILNADGEHVLRISGIELAERDTIVVEDLAGRTLFRVPAHHVRKTDRLTIYDATGTETGVVHRSLASPLRDRFSIELSNGISLEVKGSPASYEFSIVGPSGIVAAISRKWFRTTNSYGIETTPGQPDALLIASVVALDLMSHGGTPS from the coding sequence ATGACGTCAGATCTAGCTGCGCTCGGCACAGACTTCCTGATCCTCAACGCAGATGGAGAACATGTGCTGCGTATCAGCGGAATCGAACTTGCCGAGAGAGACACGATCGTTGTCGAAGACCTCGCTGGTCGCACGCTCTTCCGGGTTCCTGCACATCACGTGCGCAAGACCGATCGTCTCACCATCTACGACGCAACGGGAACAGAGACAGGAGTGGTGCACCGATCGCTCGCAAGTCCACTCCGAGACCGTTTCTCGATTGAACTCTCGAACGGGATCTCGCTCGAGGTTAAGGGAAGCCCGGCTTCCTACGAGTTTTCGATTGTCGGACCAAGCGGCATTGTCGCAGCCATATCTCGAAAATGGTTTCGGACGACAAACTCATATGGAATCGAAACTACTCCGGGCCAGCCAGACGCACTACTCATTGCAAGCGTTGTTGCCCTGGATCTGATGTCACATGGTGGAACGCCGTCATAA